A window from Primulina eburnea isolate SZY01 chromosome 2, ASM2296580v1, whole genome shotgun sequence encodes these proteins:
- the LOC140824264 gene encoding uncharacterized protein — protein sequence MTENVKLIQSRMRTAQDRQAKYANIRRRPLIFEKGDRVFLKISPFHGTVRFGKKGKLSPRFIGPYEILECVGDLAYRLALPPALSGVHDVFHVSMLRKYHPDPYHVLPPDEVELDQNLSYIERPIQILDRKDKQLINKLIPLIKVQWNRHGVEEATWELEDKMRQISKNGIDNGWVESKVEFELNR from the exons atgacagagaatgtgaaattgattcagagtcGTATGCGAACTGCTCAGGATAGGCAAGCTAAGTATGCGAACATCAGGAGACGACCATTGATTTttgagaaaggtgacagagttttCCTGAAAATATCTCCTTTCCATGGTACAGTTAGGTTTGGAAAGAAGGGTAAATTATCACCGAGATTCataggtccgtatgagattttgGAATGTGTTGGTGATTTAGCTTATAGATTAGCTCTTCCTCCTGCGTTATCAGGtgttcatgatgtttttcatgtgtccaTGTTGAGAAAATATCATCCAGATCCTTATCATGTACTTCCACCCGATGAAGTTGAGTTAGATCAGAATTTGAGCTACATTGAGAGACCGATTCAAATTCTAGATAGAAAAGATAAGCAACTCATAAATAAATTGATACCGTTGATTAAAGTACAGTGGAACAGACATGGTGTCGAAGAGGCAACTTGGGAATTAGAAGATAAAATGAGACAAATATCCAAA AATGGAATAGATAATGGATGGGTAGAATCAAAGGTAGAATTTGagctaaataggtaa